In the Enterococcus rotai genome, TATCTTTTTGATACCATTGATCAATGTTACGCTATCACTCGAAATGGTAACAGAATCCAACATTTAGATTTAACTGGTATCTACCAACAATTATTGACAAAGTTTGGCTCTTATATGCAAAAGCACAAAATCGACATGTTATTATTAGACGGAGAATTATTGCCATGGTCTGCCTTAGGTGACGGTTTAATAAAGAAAGAATATCGACCAATTGCAAAAAGTTTAGAAATAGAAAATACCTTTCTAAAAGAAAATGACTTTGATCAAGCCTTTGAAAACTTACAAAAAGGGATGTTAAACACGACCTATTCCTACGATGTAAAACACAATAGTAAAAAAGAATTGAAAAAGAAATATGGTGAATTTAAGGCTAGTCAATACAACTATTTATTAGAAGTTGCACCGTATTATGTACCGGTTTATGAGAAAGAGCAGTTCTCAAAAATCTATGAAAATCAGCTTACATTGTACGGCGTTGAATCTGAACTATCATACAAACCGTTTGATTTGCTAAAGATTATTTATAAGAGTGGAATTGAAGAATTGCCAAATTGGTCAAGCATAGAACGTTACAACTTTGTTTCAGATGATCTATTTCAAGTCATCGATTTACAACAACCCGAAGCTTTAGCACTGGCAACACAATTTTTCGATTCAATTACAGTGGATCAACAAATGGAAGGTATCGTATTAAAACCCAATTATTTAACTGAAAACACCGTACCTTTCATTAAAGTCCGTAACAAAGATTACTTAACTTTAATTTATGGCTATGATTATCAATGGGGGCCACGTTATAAAAAATTGATCGCAAATAAAAAAATTGGTGGCAAACTAAAAACCTCTTTAAAAGAACATGAACTTGCAAAAGAGCTTTTAGCTATTCCTATTCAGGAAATTAATGAACACAATGAAACTTACCTCACTATTTTAGCAGATTTACTATTTGAATTAGCTAAAGAAAAAGAACTTGATCCTCGACTATAATATTTTTAAAAGGAGGTACCCATATGGACCAAACAATAAAACAAGAACTCGATAGAATAGCTGAAAAAGAACAGATTCAAATTTTATATGCTGTAGAATCCGGCAGCCGTGCTTGGGGATTTCCTTCTAAAGACAGTGATTACGATGTTCGTTTTATCTACACTCGTCCTAAAAAATCGTATTTACAGTTACAACCTACAAAAGATGTGCTGGAATACCCGATATCTGGCGATTTAGATATTAGCGGTTGGGATTTAGATAAAACATTAAAATTACTGAGGAAAAATAATCCTGCACTTTTAGAATGGCTAGCTTCTCCCATTATTTATAAGAAAAACACCTCATTCTATCGCGAACTTTGCTTACTTTCTGACAAAATTCAACAGCCTAAAGGACTGATTTATCATTATTTGCATATGGCTAAAGGGAATTTTAGAGATTATTTGAAGCAGGAACAAGTGAAAAGCAAAAAATATTTTTATGTTTTGCGTCCCTTACTTGCTTGTATGTGGATCGAGTATTATCACGAAAAACCACCAGTTCCTTTCGAACAACTATTAACAATTCCTAGTTTATCCACTGACTTTTTAGATGCTGTAGCACAATTACTAATCAGGAAAAAAGCGGGCGAAGAATTAGCATTAGAAGAACAAATTCCGGAAATCCAAGCATTTATCAAAGAAAAAATCACTTATTTTGAGTCCTATGTTCTAACATTAGAAACGCTCCCTTCGATTTCCTATGACGAATTGAATGACTTCTTTTTTAAATGGATTGAATAGTAAAAAACTAGAAGCTTGAGGCCATTATCTCAAGCTTCTAGTTTCTCTATTAATATCCATTATTTAAACAATATACCCGCCTATTTATTAGCATGGATTTTACAACTTACTGACCTAGTCCAGTTGTGAGGATCGATATGGTTATGTACGCAATTTTAGTATAATGAACAGAGAATAAATTATAACAATACAGGCAAAAATTATTCTATCTTTTGTTTTCAACTTTTCCTTGAGGTCCAAATAAACAAAAAGAGCTGACAAAAAAACTTTCGCAATTCAGAATAAATTCTGAAGAACGAAAGCTTCTAATTACTATTTACTTCGTATAATCCTTAACCAAGTCAATAACTTCTTCCATTGTATCGCAGTCATTCAACGCACGATCCGCAAGTTCAGCCATTTTCTTAGTGTCTAGACGTTTCATCAAGCTACGAGTTTGAAGAATAGATGTCGCACTCATTGAGAACTCATCTAAGCCCATTCCTACCAATAATGGTACAGCCATTTGATCACCGCCCATTTCTCCACACATACCAGTCCATTTACCTTCTGCATGAGATGCGTCAATCACGTTTTTAATCAAACGTAGAATTGATGGGTTATATGGTTGGTACAAGTAAGAAACGCGTTCGTTCATACGGTCTGCTGCCATTGTGTATTGAATCAAGTCATTTGTTCCAATACTGAAGAAATCAACTTCTTTGGCGAATTTGTCAGCAATTACAGCTGCTGCAGGAATTTCGATCATGATACCAACTTGAATCGTATCAGAAACTTTTGTTCCTTCAGAAACTAATTTTGCTTTTTCTTCTTCAAAGATTTTCTTCGCTGCTCTGAATTCTTTTAACGTTGCAACCATTGGGAACATGATACGTAAGTTACCGTGAACAGAAGCACGTAATAATGCGCGCATTTGTGTACGGAACATTTCGTCGCCACGTTCAGATAAGCTGATACGTAATGCACGGTACCCTAAGAATGGGTTCATTTCATGCGGTAATTGAAGATAAGGTAATTCTTTATCTCCACCGATATCCATTGTACGAACCACGACAGGTTTGCCGTTCATGCCTTCAAGTACTGCAGTATAAGCTGTATATTGTTCATCTTCTGTTGGGAAATCTGGAGAATCCATGTAAAGGAATTCTGTACGATATAAACCAACAGCTTCAGCACCATTGTTGTGTACGCCTTCTAAATCTTTAGGAGTACCAATGTTAGCAGCGAGCTCGATGTGTTTACCATCAGCAGTTACTGTTTCAGCATTTTTTAGTTTTTCCCATTCAACTTTAAGATCAGCATACTCTTTGCCTTTTGCTTCAAATTCAGCTTTTTCAGCATCAGTTGGGTGAACGATAACATCGCCATCGATTCCGTTAACCGCTAAAATATCGCCTTCTTTGACTTTGGCAGTGATTTCTTTTGTCCCTACGATTGCAGGAATTTCAAGAGAGCGAGCCATGATCGCTGAATGTGATGTACGTCCGCCAATATCCGTTACGAATGCTTTTACATACGTGCGGTCTAATTGAGCAGTATCACTTGGTGTTAAGTCATGGGCAACCACGACTACTTCTTCGTTAATCATTGAAGGATTAGGAAGAGTAACACCTAATAAATGAGCTAAAATACGTTTTGCAACATCACGAATATCAGCCGCACGTTCTTGCATGTAGGCATTATCATCCATCGCTTCGAACATACCGATATACATATCAGTCACTTCTTTTAACGCTGATTCAGCATTTACTTTGTTATCTTGAATGTTTTGTTTGATTTGACCGATCATTTCTGGGTCAGCTAAAACCATTAAATGTGCGTCAAATACTTGTGCTTCTTCTTCACCAAGGCTTTGCGCTGCTTTTTCTCTGATTGCTTGCAACTCAGTCGTAGATTTTGCCAAAGCAGCATCTAAACGGCTTTCTTCGGCAGATGTATCTTCTACAGATTTTTTGTCGAAAGATAAATCAGGTTGAACTAACAGGTAAGCTTTAGCAATAGCGACACCATCACTTGCGGCAATTCCTTTTAGCATTTCAGACATTATTCTGACAATCCTTCTTTTTTCATTGTGTCTACGATTGCTGCTAATGCATCAGCTTCGTCAACACCGTCAACTGAGATAGTTACGTCTGAACCTTGGCCAACGCCTAGAGACATAACGCCCATGATTGATTTAAGGTTAACAGATTTACCTTTGTATTCTAAGTTGATATCTGAGTTGAATTTACTTGCAGTTTGTACTAATAATGTAGCTGGACGAGCGTGAATCCCTGTTTCTGCTACGATGTGAAAATCTTTCTTTTCCATATGAATCGGTCTCCTTCGTAAGTAAAATAATTTTTTATGTTAGGGTTTTCCTTTCTTGACACGTTTCAAGTGAAACTAGAATCGAGAAAATACCCTTTCAATTTTTAAGATTACCATTTTTTGTGAGTAGATACAACACTTTTCACCTATTTTTTATCGATTGAAATGATCAATTAATTTTCTTCCTTCATATAATGATATATAATTCGTCCATTTAATCCAGCTTCCCCGACAAATAACATTCGATCTGGTAAATTTTTCCAAACTTCTCTAAAGGTGGTAAAATCTTTTGGTTCTACGATAAGTTCAGAAATAGTCCCTTCTTTTAAGGCATTGATTTGTTCTTCAAATGGATTTTCGATCATTATTCACACCACTCTCTTTTTTTGGCTTGTTGCTATTTTAAGATAAAACGACTGAATTGTCTAACAAGATAAATAATTGAATAGAATCATTCTTCGCTTAGTTCCTCAAGCAAGATAAACGTTCTTCTCAATTCTGTAAATAAAAGCTGAGCAATCAAAAAATACCTAGTTTTCTCGTGCTTAACTATTTTCTTTTATTCCTCCATTGGTTTGGCAGTTGCTCTTCGGTAATTAGCAAGTTTAGACGTTTCTATAATATGTGCCATATTCGATTCAAAATTCTTAGCAAATATGGCGGAATATAGAATATCAAGAATATGAAGTATAGAAGTATTCGTTGAATATTGACCTATTTTTGAATACAATTTTTCTCTAGTCGTCATATGGAGAACGATATCTGAATTTAGAGTCAATAAATTTTCAGTTAAACTAGTAATTGCAATAATTGACAAATGCTTAGATTTAAGGGTTTGCATAATTTCGTCCATTTTTTTGCTACTTCCACTATAAGAAATCACCAAGGCAACAGAATCTTCTTTCATATTTAACACATCATAGATATGTTCACCTTCCAATGAACTCAATGTTACATTTTTTAAGATTCTTTTCATTTTAAATTGGAATTCACTTGCAAGCAGCAGATTGATATTGCTTGCAAATATTTTTATCTCACCTGCACTATCTAAAACATCAACTGCTGAGCTGAGTGTTTTATACGATAGTAATTCAACGGTATCTTCTAACGATTCTTTCTTTATTTCCGTAACTTTATTGGCAATACTAATGATCGTATCTTTGTTATCAAAAGGAATATTTAAATCAATGTTATTAACCTGTCTATCAAAATAAGCTATTTCTCTTAAGAAGCTCTCTTTAAATTCGTTCCAGCCCTTGAATCCTATTCTTTGTGCCACTCGAACAAATGTTGCTGGCGAGGTAAAGCTTTGCTTGGAAAGTTCTTTTAAAGTCAAGTTGTTAATATCGTACCCTTGTCTAAGTATGTACTTAACAGCTTCTTGTTCAGCACTCGAAAATGTTGCGGCCTCGATTAAATCAATAATAGACATTTATTCTCTCCTTCCTTCATTGAAACGTCATTTCAATAATAACATATGAAAACTCAAATAAATGGAAACGTTTTTTCTATTTCTCTTTAAGTTATTCTAAGTAATTATTATAGGAAGTATAATTTGACTTGTAAACAGGCAAATATAGAAAGGGGTTTTCAAAATGGATTATGTAAAGTTGGCTGAAAACATACTGGAGAATGTTGGAGGAAGTCAAAATATTCTAGCCGTGTGGCATTGCGCGACTAGACTACGTTTCAACTTAAAAGATGAAACAAAAGCCAACACAAAAATAATTGAACATTTGGATGGCGTCGTTACAGTGGTTCAAAGTGCTGGTCAATATCAAGTTGTGATCGGCAATTCGGTTACAAAAGTCTATGATGCCATTACATCACTAGACTCAAATTTAGGAAATGATGAAAGGAATAACAAAAATGTAGAAGAAAAGCAAAGCCTTGTCAACAGACTACTTGCTTTTGTTTCAAGTGTATTTACACCATTTTTAGGCGCCTTAGCAGCCTCAGGAATTTTAAAAGGCTTATTAGTTTTAACAACAACTTTTAACATTTTTTCAGAAACAGATGGCGCTTATCAAGTTTGGAATGCAGCCTCTGACGCAATTTTCTATTTTTTACCACTCTTTATCGGTTTTACTGCTGCAAAGCAATTAAAAGTGAATCAATTTGTAGCAGTTACCATTGCTGGCGCTTTAGTTTATCCTA is a window encoding:
- a CDS encoding MurR/RpiR family transcriptional regulator encodes the protein MSIIDLIEAATFSSAEQEAVKYILRQGYDINNLTLKELSKQSFTSPATFVRVAQRIGFKGWNEFKESFLREIAYFDRQVNNIDLNIPFDNKDTIISIANKVTEIKKESLEDTVELLSYKTLSSAVDVLDSAGEIKIFASNINLLLASEFQFKMKRILKNVTLSSLEGEHIYDVLNMKEDSVALVISYSGSSKKMDEIMQTLKSKHLSIIAITSLTENLLTLNSDIVLHMTTREKLYSKIGQYSTNTSILHILDILYSAIFAKNFESNMAHIIETSKLANYRRATAKPMEE
- a CDS encoding phosphocarrier protein HPr translates to MEKKDFHIVAETGIHARPATLLVQTASKFNSDINLEYKGKSVNLKSIMGVMSLGVGQGSDVTISVDGVDEADALAAIVDTMKKEGLSE
- a CDS encoding nucleotidyltransferase domain-containing protein, whose product is MDQTIKQELDRIAEKEQIQILYAVESGSRAWGFPSKDSDYDVRFIYTRPKKSYLQLQPTKDVLEYPISGDLDISGWDLDKTLKLLRKNNPALLEWLASPIIYKKNTSFYRELCLLSDKIQQPKGLIYHYLHMAKGNFRDYLKQEQVKSKKYFYVLRPLLACMWIEYYHEKPPVPFEQLLTIPSLSTDFLDAVAQLLIRKKAGEELALEEQIPEIQAFIKEKITYFESYVLTLETLPSISYDELNDFFFKWIE
- the ptsP gene encoding phosphoenolpyruvate--protein phosphotransferase, which translates into the protein MSEMLKGIAASDGVAIAKAYLLVQPDLSFDKKSVEDTSAEESRLDAALAKSTTELQAIREKAAQSLGEEEAQVFDAHLMVLADPEMIGQIKQNIQDNKVNAESALKEVTDMYIGMFEAMDDNAYMQERAADIRDVAKRILAHLLGVTLPNPSMINEEVVVVAHDLTPSDTAQLDRTYVKAFVTDIGGRTSHSAIMARSLEIPAIVGTKEITAKVKEGDILAVNGIDGDVIVHPTDAEKAEFEAKGKEYADLKVEWEKLKNAETVTADGKHIELAANIGTPKDLEGVHNNGAEAVGLYRTEFLYMDSPDFPTEDEQYTAYTAVLEGMNGKPVVVRTMDIGGDKELPYLQLPHEMNPFLGYRALRISLSERGDEMFRTQMRALLRASVHGNLRIMFPMVATLKEFRAAKKIFEEEKAKLVSEGTKVSDTIQVGIMIEIPAAAVIADKFAKEVDFFSIGTNDLIQYTMAADRMNERVSYLYQPYNPSILRLIKNVIDASHAEGKWTGMCGEMGGDQMAVPLLVGMGLDEFSMSATSILQTRSLMKRLDTKKMAELADRALNDCDTMEEVIDLVKDYTK